A portion of the Lolium rigidum isolate FL_2022 chromosome 1, APGP_CSIRO_Lrig_0.1, whole genome shotgun sequence genome contains these proteins:
- the LOC124682562 gene encoding 30S ribosomal protein S17, chloroplastic-like, whose amino-acid sequence MKPVVGIVVSNKMQKSVVVAVDRLFHNKVYNRYVKRTSKFMAHDEADDCNIGDRVKLDPCRPLSKNKHWIVAEVLRRAKMYVPPPAATTSGPRAATAQQAATKSSA is encoded by the exons ATGAAGCCTGTGGTCGGGATCGTGGTCTCGAACAAGATGCAGAagtcggtggtggtggcggttgacCGCCTCTTCCACAACAAGGTGTACAACCGCTACGTCAAGCGCACCTCCAAGTTCATGGCGCACGACGAGGCCGACGACTGCAACATCGGCGACAGG GTTAAGCTGGATCCCTGTAGGCCCCTGAGCAAAAATAAGCATTGGATTGTTGCTGAGGTTCTTCGTAGAGCTAAGATGTATGTTCCGCCACCTGCAGCAACCACTTCTGGCCCGCGTGCTGCCACAGCTCAACAAGCTGCTACCAAGTCATCTGCTTGA